From a region of the Daphnia pulicaria isolate SC F1-1A chromosome 1, SC_F0-13Bv2, whole genome shotgun sequence genome:
- the LOC124319745 gene encoding light-sensor Protein kinase-like: protein MPTAKDVLLQLARGLEHIHKKGLVHRDLKPENVLIWVDPNTQKVLMKWADFGLSKRVNEKGSYSMQSGVKGTLDYSAPEILKLLEKEDTSTSTDGTTSPNTRGNIKSDVFAEGLVFGYFLLGGVHLFYSGSRYHIQSNIIEKEPPNLPKIQFKDIRTLIQKMLEKDPHKRITSSDVTQELQEIEMSINNSIFAEDTYPSLEEVEILLQKEMDINSVDEKGLTPLLHLALPKKNEGDNLVEIFRLLITKGANVHCETENKMNALHLLCEHYKNENFIDLVKLLIEKGINVNCEKKRWNAFNWLCKMYPHNNLLELVKVFIASGIKTTTDGMLFSSYVIITKKKI from the exons ATGCCCACAGCTAAAGATGTACTTTTGCAATTGGCCAGAGGACTAGAACACATTCATAAAAAGGGATTAGTACATCGCGACCTGAAGCCTGAAAATGTCCTAATTTGGGTAGAtccaaacacacaaaaagtgtTAATGAAGTGGGCGGATTTTGGATTGAGTAAACGAGTCAATGAAAAAGGAAGTTACTCAATGCAGAGCGGAGTTAAGGGTACCTTGGATTATTCAGCACCagagattttaaaattactcGAAAAAGAAGACACAAGTACGTCTACAGATGGGACAACATCACCAAATACAAGAGGAAACATCAAAAGTGATGTATTTGCAGAAGGACTCGTATTCGGCTACTTTCTTTTGGGCGGTGTTCATCTATTCTATTCAGGTTCACGCTATCATATTCAATCCAATATAATCGAAAAGGAACCTCCGAATCTACCAA AGATTCAATTTAAAGACATACGTACGCTGAtccaaaaaatgttggaaaaagatCCACATAAACGAATTACTTCTTCGGACGTCACGCAGGAACTCCAAGAAATtgaa ATGTCAATTAACAATTCAATATTTGCCGAAGATACTTATCCGAGCCTGGAAGAAGTCGAAATACTGTTACAGAAAGAAATGGATATAAACTCTGTGGATGAAAAAGGGTTGACTCCACTTCTGCATTTGGCActtcccaaaaaaaatgaaggtgACAATTTAGTTGAAATATTTCGCCTACTAATCACAAAAGGGGCAAATGTCCACTGCGAGaccgaaaacaaaatgaatgctCTGCATTTACTGTGCGAacattataaaaatgaaaattttatcgatttggtaaaacttttgattgaaaagggaATCAACGTTAATTGCGAGAAAAAACGATGGAATGCTTTCAATTGGCTGTGTAAAATGTATCCCCACAACAATTTGTTGGAATTAGTTAAAGTTTTCATTGCAAGTGGAATTAAG ACAACgacggatggaatgctcttctcCTCTTATGTCATCattaccaaaaagaaaatttaa